A window of the Spartobacteria bacterium genome harbors these coding sequences:
- a CDS encoding 2,3-bisphosphoglycerate-independent phosphoglycerate mutase, translating to MNQAEVLKKSADFAGPEGPVVLVIMDGVGIGKFEDGDMVRKATTPHLSFLREHAVCSQLKAHGTAVGLPSDDDMGNSEVGHNAIGCGRVFEQGASLVNQSIETRAMFEGQAWKELIANCKTNTSALHFIGLFSDGNVHSNIGHLKSMLKEAKAEKLPKAFIHILLDGRDVPPVSALEYVDDFEAFLTDINADGSVSYRIASGGGRMNITMDRYNANWDMVRKGWDTHVKAKGPAYATAREAIESLRKDNPGVIDQDLPPFIIGDDGKPVGPIVDGDSVIFFNFRGDRSIEITRAFEEETLTEFDRGPRLNVMYAGMMQYDGDLKLPKRFLVNPPAIDRTMGEYLAHTGLKQLAISETQKFGHVTYFFNGNRSGKFDDNLETYIEVPSDVLPFEQRPWMKAAEITDHVIDAIKSGEYKHIRLNYANGDMVGHTGVYQAVEIAVEAVDLCIGRLLPYIVEAKGILIVSADHGNADDMYERNKKTGQVKVNEEQIPQPKTAHSLNPVPVFIYDPAGTAHVRLSKNKDLGIASIAATIIKCLGYEPPADYCPSIVDVG from the coding sequence ATGAACCAAGCAGAAGTGTTGAAAAAATCCGCTGACTTTGCGGGTCCTGAAGGTCCCGTCGTACTCGTCATCATGGACGGTGTCGGCATTGGTAAATTTGAAGACGGCGACATGGTTCGCAAGGCGACCACGCCGCATTTGAGTTTTTTGAGAGAGCATGCCGTTTGTTCACAGCTAAAAGCCCACGGCACCGCCGTTGGTCTTCCCAGCGACGATGATATGGGCAACAGCGAAGTAGGGCACAATGCCATTGGTTGCGGACGAGTCTTTGAACAGGGCGCCAGTCTGGTTAATCAATCCATTGAAACACGGGCGATGTTTGAAGGTCAGGCATGGAAGGAATTAATTGCCAATTGCAAAACCAATACATCCGCTTTGCATTTTATCGGTCTTTTCAGCGATGGCAATGTACATAGCAATATTGGCCATTTGAAGTCCATGCTCAAGGAAGCAAAGGCGGAAAAATTGCCTAAAGCGTTCATTCATATTTTGTTGGACGGAAGAGATGTTCCCCCGGTTTCTGCACTGGAATACGTGGACGATTTCGAGGCATTTCTGACCGATATCAATGCGGATGGCTCCGTCAGCTATCGTATCGCTTCCGGCGGCGGCCGCATGAATATCACCATGGATCGATACAATGCCAACTGGGATATGGTTCGCAAGGGCTGGGATACCCATGTGAAGGCCAAAGGGCCTGCATATGCTACGGCACGCGAAGCCATTGAGTCGCTTCGCAAGGATAATCCCGGCGTCATTGACCAGGATTTGCCTCCGTTCATTATTGGTGATGACGGCAAACCTGTTGGCCCTATTGTGGACGGCGACAGTGTCATTTTTTTCAACTTCCGCGGTGATCGCTCCATTGAAATCACCCGTGCATTTGAAGAAGAAACACTGACCGAATTTGATCGCGGTCCGCGATTGAATGTTATGTATGCCGGTATGATGCAGTACGACGGCGATTTGAAACTGCCGAAACGTTTTCTCGTCAATCCGCCCGCCATCGATCGCACTATGGGTGAATATCTGGCGCACACCGGATTAAAGCAGCTGGCCATCAGCGAAACGCAGAAATTCGGGCATGTCACGTATTTCTTCAACGGCAATCGCTCGGGTAAATTTGATGATAATCTGGAGACCTATATTGAAGTGCCTTCCGATGTGCTTCCCTTTGAGCAGCGCCCATGGATGAAAGCCGCAGAAATCACTGATCACGTCATTGATGCCATTAAAAGCGGCGAATATAAACATATCCGGCTGAATTATGCCAATGGCGATATGGTTGGACATACTGGCGTTTATCAGGCCGTAGAAATTGCAGTGGAAGCTGTTGATCTGTGCATTGGTCGTCTGCTGCCGTATATTGTAGAGGCCAAGGGCATTCTGATTGTATCAGCAGATCATGGCAATGCCGATGATATGTATGAACGTAATAAGAAGACTGGTCAGGTCAAGGTCAACGAGGAACAGATTCCTCAGCCGAAAACAGCGCATTCATTGAACCCGGTTCCTGTGTTTATCTATGATCCCGCAGGAACGGCGCATGTAAGGCTTTCAAAGAATAAAGATCTGGGTATTGCGAGTATTGCCGCGACCATCATCAAGTGTCTGGGCTATGAGCCGCCGGCGGATTACTGCCCGAGTATTGTTGATGTGGGATAA